The following coding sequences are from one Tolumonas lignilytica window:
- a CDS encoding protein phosphatase CheZ — protein sequence MKAQVPLITLDQAKKLVELLEQGLQHEANLMLADVCQPNAHALFEQLGHLTRQLHTSLQEFQVDPRLATLAEKEIPDARDRLNYVIEMTDKAANKTMDAVEACLPLSDKLNDNIQRILPDWTALMTRKIAIGQFKVLCHQLDDFIKASEQDADKLRHLLTEILMAQDFQDLTGQMIRKVISLVQEVESKLVEMLTVFGDLDITTGTTSQNQQETRNIEAEGPIINKELRTDVVNNQDDVDDLLSSLGF from the coding sequence ATGAAGGCGCAAGTTCCTTTGATAACCCTCGATCAGGCTAAAAAGCTGGTGGAATTGCTGGAGCAAGGGTTACAGCATGAAGCAAATTTGATGCTGGCAGATGTGTGTCAGCCGAATGCACATGCACTTTTTGAGCAATTAGGCCATCTGACCCGACAGCTTCATACATCATTGCAGGAATTTCAGGTAGACCCTCGGTTAGCAACGTTAGCTGAAAAAGAAATCCCTGATGCCAGAGATCGGCTCAACTATGTCATTGAGATGACAGATAAAGCCGCAAACAAGACAATGGATGCGGTTGAGGCTTGTTTGCCTCTGTCTGATAAACTCAATGACAATATCCAGCGGATACTTCCAGACTGGACTGCACTGATGACGCGAAAAATCGCTATCGGGCAGTTTAAAGTATTGTGTCATCAGCTTGATGATTTCATCAAAGCATCCGAACAAGATGCCGACAAACTTCGTCATTTGCTGACTGAAATACTCATGGCTCAGGATTTTCAGGATTTAACAGGACAAATGATCCGCAAAGTCATTTCCTTGGTACAAGAAGTTGAAAGTAAACTGGTCGAAATGCTGACAGTGTTTGGTGATTTAGACATCACTACAGGTACAACTTCACAGAACCAGCAGGAAACGCGCAATATCGAAGCCGAAGGTCCTATTATTAACAAAGAGTTGCGAACCGACGTGGTAAATAACCAGGACGACGTTGATGATTTGCTGTCAAGTTTAGGTTTCTAA
- the cheY gene encoding chemotaxis response regulator CheY: MDKNMKILIVDDFSTMRRIIKNLLRDLGLNNTHEADDGNTALPMLKNGDFDFVVTDWNMPGMQGIDLLKAIRADESLRHLPVLMVTAEAKREQIIEAAQAGVNGYIVKPFTAATLKEKLDKIFERIG; the protein is encoded by the coding sequence TTGGATAAGAACATGAAAATCCTCATTGTTGATGATTTTTCAACAATGCGCCGGATAATCAAAAATTTGCTCCGCGATTTGGGGCTGAATAACACCCACGAAGCTGATGATGGCAATACCGCATTGCCAATGTTAAAGAATGGTGATTTTGATTTTGTTGTAACAGACTGGAATATGCCAGGAATGCAGGGTATCGATTTGCTGAAAGCGATACGTGCCGATGAATCACTTCGTCATTTGCCTGTGCTGATGGTGACGGCAGAAGCTAAGCGTGAACAGATCATCGAAGCTGCTCAGGCAGGGGTAAATGGTTATATCGTTAAGCCTTTTACTGCTGCGACATTGAAAGAAAAACTGGATAAGATTTTCGAACGCATTGGCTGA
- a CDS encoding RNA polymerase sigma factor FliA, whose protein sequence is MNKAQAYHRQQDPHRLVERYAGLVKRIGQHLLARLPSSVQLDDLLQAGMIGLLDASRNYDGTKGASFETYAGIRIRGAMIDEIRQGDWVPRSVHRNTRRISDAIHEVEKELGRDARDSEVAAKLDVELSEYHSMLNDTACGRIVGIEDLGVTEDVLGGEDVLSDTNGSFDSVANEKFSKALSDCISLLPEREALILSLYYDEELNLKEIGQILDVSESRVSQIHSQALHRIRARMKEWY, encoded by the coding sequence ATGAACAAAGCTCAGGCCTATCATCGCCAACAAGATCCTCACCGGCTGGTAGAACGATATGCCGGGCTGGTAAAGCGGATTGGTCAGCACTTGCTGGCTCGTCTTCCCAGTAGTGTTCAACTGGATGATTTATTGCAAGCAGGCATGATTGGCTTACTTGATGCGTCACGAAATTATGACGGCACCAAGGGCGCGAGTTTTGAAACCTATGCCGGGATCCGTATTCGCGGCGCGATGATCGATGAGATCCGGCAAGGTGATTGGGTGCCTCGTTCTGTTCATCGTAATACACGCCGAATTTCAGATGCGATACATGAGGTAGAAAAAGAGCTGGGTCGAGATGCCCGAGATAGTGAAGTCGCTGCGAAACTGGATGTCGAACTTTCTGAATACCATAGCATGCTGAATGATACGGCTTGTGGCAGAATCGTCGGTATTGAAGACCTTGGCGTCACAGAAGATGTACTTGGTGGAGAGGATGTACTGTCCGATACCAATGGCTCTTTTGATAGCGTGGCAAATGAAAAGTTTTCAAAAGCATTATCTGACTGTATTTCGCTCTTACCCGAAAGAGAAGCGTTAATATTGTCGCTTTACTATGATGAGGAATTAAATTTAAAAGAGATCGGGCAAATATTGGATGTTAGTGAGTCTCGTGTGAGTCAGATTCATAGCCAAGCTCTTCACAGAATTAGAGCCAGAATGAAAGAATGGTATTGA
- a CDS encoding MinD/ParA family ATP-binding protein: MQRNHRIKVVAVTGGKGGVGKSNVTLNVGMSLAAQGKRVLILDADLGLANIDVMLGLRVHKNLSHVLSGQCSLDEIIVEGPNGLMIIPATSGTQSMVELSPSEHAGLIRAFSELQTPIDILLVDTAAGISDMVMSFARAAQDVMVVVCDEPTSITDAYALIKLLSREYGVFRFRIVANMVRSLREGQDLFTKLTRVTDRFLDASLELVACVPYDNNVRQAVKKQKVIVDAFPKSPASLAFRALANKVATWPIPNQPGGHLEFFIENLLQTKKVVGDKQ, translated from the coding sequence ATGCAGCGAAATCACCGCATTAAGGTTGTTGCTGTAACGGGTGGCAAAGGTGGTGTTGGCAAATCGAATGTGACACTGAATGTCGGTATGAGTTTGGCTGCACAAGGTAAGCGAGTGCTAATACTGGATGCTGACTTAGGTTTGGCTAACATTGATGTCATGTTAGGCCTGCGAGTCCATAAGAACTTGTCGCATGTCTTGTCTGGGCAGTGCTCACTGGATGAGATTATTGTCGAAGGCCCCAACGGGCTCATGATCATACCTGCGACATCTGGTACGCAATCCATGGTCGAGCTATCTCCCTCTGAGCATGCTGGGCTTATCAGAGCATTCAGCGAATTACAAACACCTATTGATATTCTGTTGGTCGATACTGCGGCAGGTATATCTGACATGGTGATGAGTTTTGCCCGTGCAGCTCAGGATGTAATGGTCGTTGTCTGTGATGAACCAACGTCAATTACCGATGCTTATGCGCTTATCAAACTGTTATCCCGTGAATACGGTGTATTCCGTTTCCGAATTGTCGCAAATATGGTGCGCAGTTTACGGGAAGGACAAGATCTGTTTACCAAACTGACCCGGGTAACCGATCGTTTTCTGGATGCCTCATTGGAGTTGGTTGCGTGCGTGCCTTATGACAATAATGTCCGACAGGCTGTAAAAAAACAGAAAGTCATTGTCGATGCTTTCCCCAAATCGCCTGCCTCCTTGGCGTTTCGTGCGTTAGCAAATAAAGTCGCTACTTGGCCAATACCTAATCAGCCAGGTGGTCATTTAGAATTTTTCATTGAGAACTTGTTACAAACCAAAAAAGTTGTAGGTGACAAGCAATGA